Part of the Geobacter pickeringii genome, CATCCCCTGGAACCACAACCGCAAGCCGCGGGCCGCCGGCATCGGCAAGGGGCTGCGGACCAAGGTGAACGCCTCCATCGGCACCTCCTCCGACATCATCGACTATGCCGCCGAGGTGCGCAAGGCTCAGGCGGCCCAGGAGGCCGGCGCCGATACGCTGATGGAGCTCTCAGTCGGCGGCGACCTCGACCGGGTGCGGCGCGAGGTGATCGCCGCCGTGGACCTCCCCGTGGGGAACGTCCCCCTCTACCAGGCCTTCTGCGAGGCGGCCCGCAAGTACGGTGACCCGAACAAGCTCGACCCGGAGATGCTCTTCGATCTGATCGAGCGCCAGTGCGAGGATGGCATGGCCTTCATGGCGGTCCACTGCGGCATCAACCTCTACACCATCGAGCGCCTGAAGAAGCAGGGGTACCGCTACGGTGGCCTCGTCTCCAAGGGTGGGGTGAGCATGGTGGCCTGGATGATGGCCAACGGCCGCGAAAATCCCCTCTACGAGCAGTTCGACCGGGTGACCGCCATCCTGAAAAAGTACGACACGGTCCTCTCCCTCGGCAACGGCCTGCGGGCCGGCGCCATCCACGACTCCTCCGACCGGGCCCAGATCCAGGAGCTCCTCATCAACTGCGAACTGGCCGAGCTCGGCCGCGAGATGGGATGCCAGATGCTCGTCGAAGGCCCCGGCCATGTGCCGCTGGACGAGGTGGAGGGGAATATCCAGCTCCAGAAGCGGATGAGCGGCGGCGCGCCGTACTACATGCTCGGCCCCATCTCCACCGACGTGGCCCCCGGCTTCGACCACATCACCGCCGCCATCGGCGCGGCCCAGTCGAGCCGCTACGGCGCCGACCTCATCTGCTACATCACCCCGGCCGAGCACCTGGCCCTCCCCAACGAAGAGGATGTCCGCCAGGGGGTGAAAGCCGCGAAGATCGCCGCCTACATCGGCGACATGAACAAATACCCGGAAACGGGGCGCCAGCGGGACAAGGAGATGTCCAAGGCCCGCCGTGATCTCGACTGGCAGAAGCAGTTCGACCTCGCCCTCTTTCCCGAGGATGCCAGGGCGATCCGCGCCAGCCGCACCCCCGAGGATGAGGCCACCTGCACCATGTGCGGCGACTTCTGCGCCTCCCGCGGGGCGGGGAAGCTCTTCGCCGCCGATCTGCGGGGGGATAAGATCTGACGTTTGAATCTGCCACAGAGGCACGGAGACACAGAGGAAAAGCTTAGAAAAGTTCGAGGGAGCTCGGTACGCCATGCAACAAAAACGCGGATCAAAAATCTATTCCATAAAAAAATCTCCAGGGATTTTTTCTGTGTCTCTGTGTCTCTGTGGCGGATTGTTCCTTGCGGTCGCCACTCCCGCCCACGCCATGCACATCTCAGAGGGGATCCTCCCCTTCGGCTGGACCGCCGTCTGGTTCGCGGTGGCGGCGCCGTTTGTGGCGGTGGGGATACGGCGGATGAACCGCCTGGCGAAGGACGACCTCTCGGTGAAACCGCTGGTGGGGCTCATGGCGGCGGTGGTCTTCATCATCTCCTGCATGCCGATCCCGGTGCCGAGCGCCGGCACCTGCTCCCATCCCTGCGGCACGGGGATCGCGGCGATCCTCGTCGGCCCCTTCGTCTCGGTCCTCATCAGCGCCGTGGCGCTCCTGATCCAGGCGCTCTTCCTCTCCCACGGCGGGCTTTCGACCCTTGGCGCCAACATCGTCTCCATGGGGGTGGTGGGCTCCTTCACCGGGTGGCTCGTCTTCCAGGGGGGGCGCCGTCTCGGCCTGAGCCTGGCGGTGGCCGGCTTTGCGGCGGGGATCGTCGCCGACTGGGGGACCTACCTCGCCACCTCGGCGGAGCTTGCCGCCGGCATCCGGGGGAGCGAGCCGTTCTGGCCGCTCTTTGTGAAGATCGCCGTCGCGTTCATCCCGACCCAGCTCCCCCTCGGCATCCTGGAGGGGGCCATGACCGCCGGGATGGTGGTGCTCCTCCATCGCAAGCGCCCCGATCTCCTCGTGAAGATGGGGGTGATGAAGGCGGCGAGCCGGGGGGCGGGGACCGGGGGAGCCGTCGTGCTGCTCGCGGCGCTTCTGCTGGGAGGGATGCTCCTCACGCCCCACCCGGCGCACGCGGCCGACAAGTGGAACGGCGTCGACGAGGCGGTGGTGGAGAAGATCGCCAAAGAGCACGGGCGCGCTGCGCAGGAGCCGCTCATCAACACCGACCGGGGGGACCTCCTCCTCTTCGTCTTTCTCCTGGCCGGCGCGGCCGGCGGGTTCGCGGCGGGGTACTGGTGGCGGATGCTGGTGGTGGAGAAGCATGGCCGCCAATCGGAACCGCAGCCCCGCCGGGAGAGCACCTGAGCCCATGCACCAGATCGCCAATCCCATCGCGAATACCCATGTTCTCTCCGGCGTCGACCCGCGGCTGAAGCTCGTCTCGGCCCTGGCCCTCCTCGTGCTGGTGATGAGCAGCACCGGGGTCGCCTTCCCCCTGACGGTGGCCGGGCTCTCCCTCGCCCTCTGCCGCTGGCTGGGGGTGCCGCTACGGCTTCTCCTCGTCCGCTTCGCCGAGCCGCTCTTCATCGCGGCCATGGTGATCGTGCTGAAGCTTCTCTTCAGTGGCCACGAGCCGCTCTTCACCGTCTCCTTCGGCGGGGTGGCGGTCGTCGGGCACCGCGACGGCCTCGCCACGGGGATCGCCATCGCCTCCCGGATCGCCGGGGCGGTGTCGGTGGTGGCGGCGGTGGGATTCGCCACGCCGTTTACCGATCTCATGGCCGCCCTCTCGTGGCTCCGCGTCCCCCGCGGTTTCATCGAGGTCGCCCTCTTCGCCTGGCGCTACCTCTTCGTCCTCTTCGACGACGCCCAGGTGGTCTACGCCGCCCAGAAGAACCGCCTCGGCTACGCCGGCATCCGGCGGGGGCTGCGCTCCTTCGGCACCCTGGCCGGGGTGCTGGTCATCAAGGCGTTCGACAACAGCCAGACCGTCACCACCGCCATGGTCCAGCGGGGGTATGACGGCACCCTGCCGCTGCTGCGGCACCGCCCCTTCCGCTTCGGCGAGGTGGCGGGGTCGGTGGCGCTGGTGGCCATCATGGGGTTCCTATGGAGACTGTAGTCCGGTTCTCGGTCGATATCCGCGCCTTCGCCTATCCCGACGGAACGAGGGCCTTGTCCGACATCCGCCTGGAGGTGGCGCACGGTGAGTTCTGCGGCATCCTCGGCTCCAACGGTTCGGGGAAGACGACGCTGCTGCGGATCATGGACGGACTCGTCAAGGAGTATGACGGATCGGTGCTCCTCGACGGCCGCGACGTCCGCCGGCTCCACCCCCGCGACATCTACCGGACCGTGGGACTCGTCTTCCAGAACCCCGACGACCAGCTCTTCGCCCACACCGTCTTCGAGGACGTCGCCTTCGGGCCGCGCAACATGGGGTATGCCGAGGCCGAGGTGAAGAGGCGGGTCGAGGAGGCCCTCGCCGCCGTGGAGCTGGCGGAGCTGGCCGCCAAGAGCATCCATGCCCTGAGCTACGGCCAGAAGAAGCGGGCCTGCATCGCCGGCCTCCTCGCCATGGGACACGGAATCCTCCTCATGGACGAGCCGACCGCCGGCCTCGACCCCATGGGGGAGTACCGGATGATGGAGCTCCTTACCCGGCTGAACCGCGAGCAGGGGGTCACCGTGGTCATGGCGACCCATTCGGTGGACCTGGTGCCGCTCTTCCTCCACCGGCTCCACATCCTGAGCCGGGGGCGGCTCGTGCGGGGGGGGACGCCGGAGGAGGTCTTCACCGCCCCGGCGGAGCTGGAGAGCGTGAAGCTGCGGCTCCCCCACATCGCCGAGTTGATCCACCGGCTGAAGCATGAGGAT contains:
- the thiC gene encoding phosphomethylpyrimidine synthase ThiC, encoding MKTQIEFAREGVITPQMTAVAADEQVSPDYVRQMVAEGKIVIPWNHNRKPRAAGIGKGLRTKVNASIGTSSDIIDYAAEVRKAQAAQEAGADTLMELSVGGDLDRVRREVIAAVDLPVGNVPLYQAFCEAARKYGDPNKLDPEMLFDLIERQCEDGMAFMAVHCGINLYTIERLKKQGYRYGGLVSKGGVSMVAWMMANGRENPLYEQFDRVTAILKKYDTVLSLGNGLRAGAIHDSSDRAQIQELLINCELAELGREMGCQMLVEGPGHVPLDEVEGNIQLQKRMSGGAPYYMLGPISTDVAPGFDHITAAIGAAQSSRYGADLICYITPAEHLALPNEEDVRQGVKAAKIAAYIGDMNKYPETGRQRDKEMSKARRDLDWQKQFDLALFPEDARAIRASRTPEDEATCTMCGDFCASRGAGKLFAADLRGDKI
- a CDS encoding energy-coupling factor ABC transporter permease, whose amino-acid sequence is MFSVSLCLCGGLFLAVATPAHAMHISEGILPFGWTAVWFAVAAPFVAVGIRRMNRLAKDDLSVKPLVGLMAAVVFIISCMPIPVPSAGTCSHPCGTGIAAILVGPFVSVLISAVALLIQALFLSHGGLSTLGANIVSMGVVGSFTGWLVFQGGRRLGLSLAVAGFAAGIVADWGTYLATSAELAAGIRGSEPFWPLFVKIAVAFIPTQLPLGILEGAMTAGMVVLLHRKRPDLLVKMGVMKAASRGAGTGGAVVLLAALLLGGMLLTPHPAHAADKWNGVDEAVVEKIAKEHGRAAQEPLINTDRGDLLLFVFLLAGAAGGFAAGYWWRMLVVEKHGRQSEPQPRREST
- the cbiQ gene encoding cobalt ECF transporter T component CbiQ, yielding MHQIANPIANTHVLSGVDPRLKLVSALALLVLVMSSTGVAFPLTVAGLSLALCRWLGVPLRLLLVRFAEPLFIAAMVIVLKLLFSGHEPLFTVSFGGVAVVGHRDGLATGIAIASRIAGAVSVVAAVGFATPFTDLMAALSWLRVPRGFIEVALFAWRYLFVLFDDAQVVYAAQKNRLGYAGIRRGLRSFGTLAGVLVIKAFDNSQTVTTAMVQRGYDGTLPLLRHRPFRFGEVAGSVALVAIMGFLWRL
- a CDS encoding energy-coupling factor ABC transporter ATP-binding protein — translated: METVVRFSVDIRAFAYPDGTRALSDIRLEVAHGEFCGILGSNGSGKTTLLRIMDGLVKEYDGSVLLDGRDVRRLHPRDIYRTVGLVFQNPDDQLFAHTVFEDVAFGPRNMGYAEAEVKRRVEEALAAVELAELAAKSIHALSYGQKKRACIAGLLAMGHGILLMDEPTAGLDPMGEYRMMELLTRLNREQGVTVVMATHSVDLVPLFLHRLHILSRGRLVRGGTPEEVFTAPAELESVKLRLPHIAELIHRLKHEDALPFHRLPLTIGEARREIVEILQTVHHRETETQSNTR